A DNA window from Natronosalvus rutilus contains the following coding sequences:
- a CDS encoding universal stress protein, with the protein MSGFIDSMLIPTDGSTGALVGANVGIALASQIGADVHVLSVAESRNGAVDSDDTVRSSLEERAEEAVEAVVTAVENHDEELDVTTVLEWGTPFQAIREYAVRHEIDVITMGTKGRTGLDRILLGSVTENVLRTARTPVLAVPPEAGVETPGEVTFERLLLPTDGSEGAAIATEWGIALATRLESIVHTVYSVDMSRFSGNQEPPDLISSLERRGEDALETVRNRARAADVGVSGSLATGPPAQVILTYASDRDIDLIVMGTHGQTGIGQWFLGSVTENVVRQADVPIFCVPVSAEAP; encoded by the coding sequence ATGAGCGGGTTTATCGATTCGATGTTGATACCGACGGACGGCAGTACAGGGGCGCTCGTCGGAGCGAACGTCGGGATCGCACTCGCGTCGCAGATTGGCGCCGACGTGCACGTCCTCTCGGTCGCAGAGTCGCGGAACGGCGCTGTCGATTCCGACGACACGGTGCGCTCGTCGCTCGAGGAAAGGGCGGAAGAAGCGGTGGAGGCGGTCGTAACCGCGGTGGAAAACCACGATGAGGAACTGGACGTCACGACCGTACTCGAGTGGGGGACCCCGTTCCAGGCGATCAGGGAGTATGCCGTCCGCCACGAGATCGACGTCATCACTATGGGGACAAAGGGTCGAACGGGACTCGACAGGATACTCCTCGGGAGCGTCACCGAGAACGTTCTCAGGACGGCACGAACGCCCGTCCTCGCCGTTCCTCCGGAGGCGGGCGTGGAAACGCCCGGCGAGGTCACGTTCGAACGGCTGCTCCTGCCGACGGACGGCAGTGAGGGGGCTGCGATCGCGACGGAGTGGGGAATCGCACTGGCAACCCGGCTGGAATCGATAGTACACACGGTATACTCCGTCGACATGAGTCGTTTTTCCGGGAACCAGGAACCACCGGACCTGATTAGTTCACTCGAGCGCCGCGGCGAGGACGCGCTCGAAACGGTACGAAACCGTGCAAGAGCAGCGGACGTCGGCGTCTCCGGATCGCTCGCGACCGGGCCGCCGGCGCAGGTGATCCTCACGTACGCGAGCGACCGAGACATCGATCTGATCGTCATGGGAACGCACGGCCAGACGGGAATCGGGCAGTGGTTCCTTGGGAGCGTCACGGAAAATGTCGTCCGTCAGGCCGACGTTCCGATATTTTGCGTTCCCGTGAGCGCCGAAGCCCCGTAA